A single window of Butyricicoccus intestinisimiae DNA harbors:
- a CDS encoding RNA polymerase sigma factor produces the protein MGRENFQTEWVQRAREQDQEALEALYVCCYSEVYKTILEATSADGDTIKDILQETYIRAFTKLDTLIDDSKFQNWIHSIAHNAAKDFVRKYKPNLFDSLDAVDEDGVPELQLENQDIETMPQIQMDQQETTRLVREILDSLSAGQRLAITMYYYEHMTIEEIARHCGVREGTIKAQLHFGKEKMKEKVLELEKQGTKLYGLLPFPFFVMLLRNLDSVQIPVDYTLWNRILQQCGIQAAPVQTTDAPSSDVAPSTQDTAPAATTSAAKTAGTAAGSAIKGKIAAGLVAVSILGVGGTVAGIQYMNHQAQTGVVQEQEPVSSNRDAPEQKQSPTVPTPTSSTDSPEVASYRTLLNTLQEDGTFLQYAHLKDLNGDGTQELILLHDNTDLTIYQMKRNQPKAVYEKHAVNGFMCYEEAVTDETYEQAYEEMGKDAAGVKIDCNPSEHKISVTPLDDNWLDEAHSVIVDCDTWDEVGEEDYYDGSSEGYQNISLAGISQTEEFSDQLSYLLGKSDTMAAYERFLQYEDRFLGAEACYEYIYLDDDDVPELVVSENSSFGGQVTLYRCKDGLVIPVKDQLGSNGDIYYKERENQLLSKVNKDSGKAVLYQLQKDELVAEQTSSFSMDAEGNMLYEIDGKSVSTEQGETFWDMDGTAYLAAGQDGENAVHFHEDTYLNE, from the coding sequence ATGGGAAGAGAAAATTTTCAGACGGAATGGGTGCAAAGAGCCAGAGAACAGGATCAAGAGGCATTGGAAGCGCTATATGTATGCTGCTATAGTGAGGTATACAAGACGATTCTAGAAGCAACCAGCGCGGATGGAGATACCATCAAAGATATTTTGCAGGAAACCTATATCAGAGCCTTTACCAAGCTGGATACGCTGATAGATGACAGCAAGTTTCAAAATTGGATTCATTCGATTGCACACAATGCTGCGAAAGACTTTGTGCGAAAATACAAACCGAATCTGTTTGATTCGCTTGATGCGGTGGATGAAGACGGCGTTCCGGAGTTGCAATTGGAAAATCAGGATATAGAGACCATGCCGCAGATCCAGATGGATCAGCAGGAGACCACGCGCCTGGTGCGGGAAATTCTGGATAGCCTGTCAGCCGGGCAGCGATTGGCGATTACGATGTACTATTATGAACACATGACCATCGAGGAAATTGCGCGCCATTGCGGCGTGCGCGAAGGCACCATTAAGGCACAGTTACATTTCGGCAAAGAGAAAATGAAAGAAAAAGTGCTGGAACTGGAGAAACAAGGCACCAAGCTGTACGGTCTGCTTCCGTTCCCGTTCTTTGTCATGCTGCTGCGCAATCTGGACAGTGTGCAAATCCCTGTGGATTATACGCTGTGGAACCGGATTTTACAGCAGTGCGGTATCCAGGCGGCGCCGGTACAGACAACAGACGCTCCGTCTTCCGATGTCGCGCCCAGCACGCAGGATACTGCGCCTGCCGCAACGACCTCTGCGGCAAAAACAGCCGGAACCGCGGCAGGCAGTGCGATCAAAGGAAAAATTGCTGCCGGCCTTGTCGCTGTTTCGATATTGGGTGTCGGCGGAACCGTTGCGGGCATCCAGTACATGAACCATCAGGCGCAAACGGGCGTGGTACAGGAGCAGGAACCAGTCTCCTCGAATCGGGACGCGCCGGAACAGAAGCAGTCTCCGACCGTCCCAACGCCGACAAGCAGCACCGATTCGCCGGAGGTCGCGTCGTATCGAACGCTGTTGAACACCTTGCAGGAGGACGGCACGTTTCTGCAATATGCACACCTGAAGGATCTCAACGGAGACGGAACGCAGGAGCTGATTCTCCTGCACGACAACACCGACTTGACGATCTACCAGATGAAACGGAATCAGCCGAAAGCAGTGTATGAGAAACACGCGGTCAATGGGTTTATGTGCTATGAAGAAGCGGTGACTGATGAGACCTATGAGCAGGCATACGAGGAGATGGGAAAAGATGCTGCCGGAGTGAAGATTGACTGCAACCCATCGGAGCATAAGATTTCCGTCACGCCGCTTGATGACAATTGGCTGGATGAGGCGCATTCGGTTATCGTTGACTGCGATACATGGGACGAAGTGGGCGAGGAAGATTACTACGATGGAAGTAGCGAAGGCTATCAAAACATCAGTCTCGCAGGAATTTCTCAGACAGAAGAGTTCTCAGATCAGTTGAGCTACCTGCTGGGGAAATCGGACACCATGGCGGCGTATGAGCGGTTCCTGCAATACGAGGATCGCTTTTTGGGCGCAGAGGCTTGTTATGAGTACATCTATTTAGATGACGACGATGTGCCAGAGCTTGTTGTTTCGGAAAATTCCTCGTTTGGCGGACAAGTTACGCTGTATCGCTGCAAAGACGGTCTCGTGATACCGGTAAAGGATCAGCTCGGCTCCAATGGAGACATCTATTACAAGGAGAGGGAAAATCAACTGCTGAGCAAAGTCAACAAGGACTCGGGAAAAGCTGTTCTGTATCAGCTGCAAAAGGATGAACTCGTTGCAGAACAAACGTCGTCATTTTCCATGGACGCTGAGGGCAATATGCTGTATGAGATTGATGGAAAAAGCGTCTCGACGGAGCAAGGCGAGACATTTTGGGATATGGACGGCACGGCGTATTTGGCTGCGGGTCAAGACGGCGAAAATGCGGTGCATTTTCATGAAGATACATATTTAAATGAATAA